The Actinocorallia herbida DNA window TGGGCAGGCGACCCATCCCGCGAATCCGAATACGCCGGCGCAACCCGCCCCACACCCCGTTAGGAGCCCACATGTACACCGTCCGCGACCTCCACAACCTCCCCCCGACCCTCGACATCCCCACCGCCGCCCAACTCCTAGGCATCTCCCGCACCAAGGCCTACCGCCTCGCCAAAACCAACCACTTCCCCTGCCCCATCCTCCACATCGGCAACTCCTACTGAGTCCCCACCCACGGACTTATCCGCCTCCTCACTGCCCCTCCTCCCACCTCACGTCCAACCCCGTGACGCATTCGCTATTCCGCCCGGTGCGCTCCCACCGAGCATCGCGCGACGACCAGCGTCCCCTCCCAGAACCGCGATCGCCTCAGCGCCGACACTTCTCCGCCGAACGGGGTGGCTCCCCCAGCAGGAGCACTCTCGCGTTCTCGAGACCGCCGCCGGGACGACCATCGCGAGAACGAAGTTCTCGCAGGATCCCAGCGGGCGCGGCGTCGGCAGCCACGTGTGCATCGCAGTGCCGACAGTCGGCAGAGTATTTCCGCAGGCGCAGGGCCGACGGCATCGCGAACGACGACCTGAAGGACATCACGGGGCATCCCCGAGGGTCGCGGGGCCAACGCCAGCCGCTTCAACACCCTGGGGCTGAAGCTCGGCGAATCCCCGCGCACGGGCCGGGACTGTTCCGCGAAGGGTGTGACTCAGAGAATCTGAGGAGACACTGTGAGCGAGGATTCCCCTGAGATCGTGGAGGCCGGTCTGTCCGGTTCGCGGCAGGACAAGCAGAAGCAGCAGTCGGAGGAGCGGGCGCTGGTGGGCCGGCTGGTCGAGGCGGCCCAGGCCGAAGGGCGGGAACTCGTCGGCCGGGACGGGATGCTGGCGGGGCTGGTCAAGCTCGTGCTGGAGACCGCGTTGCAGGGCGAGATGGACGCCCATCTCGGCCGCGGCCACGGCGAGATCACCGACCCTGGCGAAACGGTCAACCACCGCAACGGAGCCCGGCCCAAAACGGTCGTCACCGATGTCGGGCCGGTCGAGATCCAGGTGCCGCGGGACCGGGACGCCTCGTTCGAGCCGAAGATCGTCCGCAAGCGCCAGCGGCGGCTCGGCGGGGTCGACGACATGGTCCTGTCTCTTTCGGCCAAAGGCCTCACCCACGGAGAAATCTCCGCTCACCTCGCCGAGATCTATGGGGCGGAAGTGTCGAAAGCGACCATCACGACGATCACCGACCGTGTTCTTGAAGGTATGGGCGAATGGCAGAGCCGGCCCCTCGATGCGGTTTATGCCGTTCTGTTCATCGATGCCATTCACGTGAAGATCCGGGACGGGAAAGTCGCGAACCGGCCGATCTACTGGCGCGTCACGCAACCTTGCTGGGGTAACTGGTCCAGGAGCGGATCGGGGAGCTGGCGGCGAAGCTGGTCTTGGGGCGTGCGTGCTGGTTGTGCCAGCGGATGTAGGCGGCGATCGCGGTGTTCTGCTCTTCGTGGCTGCGGTGGTCGGTGCCGTTGAGGGCGAAGTAGCGCAGGGCGGCGAACTCGGATTCGATCCAGTTCAGCCAGGAGCCGTAGGTCGGCAGGAAAACCAGCTCGACGTCGTTGGCGGTCGCCCATGTCCTGACCTCGGGGTGTTTGTGGGGCGAGTAGTTGTCGCAGATCACGTGCAGGCGCTGGCCGGGCCATCGTGCGCGCAAGGACTTGAGGAAGGACAGGAACTCCCGCCATCGCTTCCGGTGCCGGATCCGGTAGTAGATCCTGCCGGTGGCCAGGTCGAGTGCGCCGAGCATGTGCCGGACCCCGTCGTTGCGGTTGAACGTGGCACGCAGCCGGGCCGGATGCCCGGCGGGCCGCCAGGTCTTGCCCTTGCGCGGCATCAGGTTGAGGGGCCCGAACTCGTCCACGCAGATCACCCGCCCGCCCTGCGGCGGGGTGTCGTAGAGGGCCAGAACGGCATGCATCTTGGCGATGAAATCCGGATCGTTGCTGCTCTTCCAGGTCGTGGTGGTCTGCCACGACACCCCGCCGGCCTTCAGGATCCGCCGCAGGTGCTCAACGCTGAGCGACGTGACCAGCCCGATGTTCTCCAGGTGGGCGGCGAGCTTGGCCAGGCTCCACGTGGAGAACGCGGTGATGCCCCACTCGGAGGGGGTCGTCCGGGCGATCAGGCAGATGCGCTCACGCACCCACTCACCGATCCGTCTCGGACGGCCCCCGCTCCATTTTGGGTCCAGCGCGTCGAACCCCCGCTCGTTGAACGCATGCACCACCGAGCGGACATAGTCGTCGCTCACCTGCATCAACGACCGGATCGCAGCCGCCGAT harbors:
- a CDS encoding helix-turn-helix transcriptional regulator, with product MYTVRDLHNLPPTLDIPTAAQLLGISRTKAYRLAKTNHFPCPILHIGNSY
- a CDS encoding IS630 family transposase gives rise to the protein MARKPEVFVRALSMEEGRRLQRITRSAKDPVKLRRAIVVLMSAQGQSAAAIRSLMQVSDDYVRSVVHAFNERGFDALDPKWSGGRPRRIGEWVRERICLIARTTPSEWGITAFSTWSLAKLAAHLENIGLVTSLSVEHLRRILKAGGVSWQTTTTWKSSNDPDFIAKMHAVLALYDTPPQGGRVICVDEFGPLNLMPRKGKTWRPAGHPARLRATFNRNDGVRHMLGALDLATGRIYYRIRHRKRWREFLSFLKSLRARWPGQRLHVICDNYSPHKHPEVRTWATANDVELVFLPTYGSWLNWIESEFAALRYFALNGTDHRSHEEQNTAIAAYIRWHNQHARPKTSFAASSPIRSWTSYPSKVA